In Syntrophotaleaceae bacterium, a genomic segment contains:
- a CDS encoding heavy metal translocating P-type ATPase has protein sequence MSRSNDSAIFTIGGMHCAACVRRVENAIRELEGVEEAAVNFASEKASVIFDSTKISLEEIRGKVQELGFKVGEIAKDLPAGEREIVLAVGGMNCAACVRRVEGLLGNLPGVRQAEVNFAAGTAIVRFDQGATNPEQFRAALEGAGYAWLGIREELSTDREQEARRREMRRLTAEFILAAVLSAVIMAGSMPHMFSWLRGIPHQPLLVVLFALTTLVLAVSGRRFYVGAWTSLRHGTADMNTLIAIGTFSAWLYSTAVTFLPGVFASPGGEREVYFDSAVMITALILLGRLLEARARSRTSDAIRKLMGLAAKTARVIREGEELDVPIDLVVKGDRVVVRPGEKIPVDGVVTDGASSVDESMLTGEPLPVEKGPGDEVIGATVNKTGYITLLAGNVGAQTVLAQIVQMVEKAQGSKAPVQRLADKVASVFVRVVIAIAVVTFAAWYAFGPEPAFIPAMLSFMSVLIVACPCSLGLATPTAIMVGTGKGAELGILIKDAGSLEQAHRLTTVVFDKTGTLTRGKPRVTDLVTCKGVQEDALLKLAGSVEKASEHPLGEALVQMAESWGLKLNLPERFQALSGFGVEAELQGSAVLLGNARLMAERGIAIEELEQEARQLLEAGKTVLFIAENGRLIGLAALTDTLKEHSVEAVAALKNIGLEVVMLTGDQRRTAETIGRQAGIDRVVAEVLPGGKADEIKRLQEQGRIVAMVGDGINDAPALAQADIGIAIGAGTDIALEASDITLVQDDLRSLVTAIGLSRRTMRTIKQNLFWAFIYNILGIPIAAGVLYPFFGLQLKPVFAAMAMAFSSVSVVANSLRLKRFRTELSSR, from the coding sequence GTGAGTCGTTCGAATGATTCCGCCATTTTCACCATCGGCGGCATGCACTGCGCCGCCTGTGTGCGCCGGGTTGAAAACGCCATCAGGGAACTGGAGGGGGTCGAGGAAGCCGCGGTCAACTTCGCCTCCGAAAAGGCCTCTGTCATCTTTGACAGCACGAAAATTTCGCTTGAGGAGATCCGCGGCAAGGTGCAGGAACTCGGTTTCAAGGTCGGCGAAATCGCCAAGGACCTTCCCGCCGGCGAGCGGGAGATTGTCCTGGCCGTCGGAGGCATGAATTGCGCAGCCTGCGTCCGCCGGGTGGAAGGGCTCCTTGGAAATCTGCCTGGAGTTCGTCAGGCAGAGGTCAATTTCGCTGCCGGCACCGCAATCGTACGCTTCGACCAGGGCGCAACGAATCCCGAGCAGTTCCGCGCGGCCCTGGAGGGAGCGGGATACGCCTGGCTCGGCATCCGCGAGGAACTCTCCACCGACCGGGAACAGGAGGCCCGCCGCAGGGAGATGCGCCGGCTGACCGCTGAATTCATCCTCGCCGCGGTCCTGTCGGCCGTCATCATGGCCGGGTCCATGCCGCACATGTTTTCCTGGTTGCGGGGAATCCCCCATCAGCCCCTCCTGGTCGTTCTCTTCGCACTGACAACCCTGGTGCTGGCCGTTTCCGGAAGGCGATTCTATGTCGGCGCCTGGACCTCCCTTCGCCACGGCACCGCCGACATGAACACCCTGATCGCCATCGGCACCTTTTCCGCCTGGCTCTACTCGACCGCGGTTACGTTTTTGCCCGGCGTCTTTGCCAGCCCCGGCGGCGAGAGGGAGGTTTATTTTGACAGCGCGGTCATGATCACCGCCCTCATCCTGCTCGGACGGCTTCTGGAAGCCCGGGCCCGATCCCGGACTTCGGACGCCATCCGCAAACTGATGGGACTGGCCGCCAAAACGGCCCGGGTCATCCGGGAGGGCGAGGAACTGGATGTGCCGATCGATCTCGTCGTCAAAGGGGACAGAGTGGTGGTTCGTCCGGGGGAAAAGATTCCGGTGGACGGGGTCGTCACCGACGGCGCTTCCAGCGTGGACGAATCGATGCTGACCGGCGAACCGCTGCCGGTGGAAAAAGGTCCCGGCGACGAGGTCATCGGCGCCACTGTCAACAAGACCGGATACATCACTCTGCTGGCGGGGAACGTGGGCGCGCAGACCGTCCTGGCCCAGATCGTCCAGATGGTGGAGAAGGCCCAGGGCTCGAAGGCGCCGGTGCAGCGGCTGGCCGACAAGGTGGCCTCCGTCTTCGTCAGGGTGGTCATCGCCATCGCAGTGGTAACCTTCGCCGCCTGGTACGCTTTCGGCCCGGAACCGGCCTTCATTCCGGCCATGCTCAGCTTCATGTCGGTCCTGATCGTGGCCTGCCCCTGCAGCCTGGGTCTTGCCACACCCACCGCCATCATGGTCGGTACCGGCAAGGGTGCCGAACTGGGTATCCTGATCAAGGACGCCGGCAGCCTGGAGCAGGCCCACCGCCTGACCACCGTGGTGTTCGACAAGACCGGCACCCTGACCCGGGGCAAACCCCGGGTGACCGATCTTGTCACCTGCAAGGGGGTACAGGAGGACGCCCTGCTGAAACTGGCCGGGTCGGTGGAAAAGGCGTCCGAACACCCGTTGGGGGAAGCCCTGGTGCAGATGGCCGAATCCTGGGGACTGAAGCTGAACCTGCCCGAGCGTTTTCAGGCTCTGTCCGGTTTCGGTGTGGAGGCGGAACTGCAGGGATCCGCGGTGCTGCTCGGCAACGCCCGACTGATGGCCGAACGGGGCATCGCCATCGAAGAACTGGAGCAGGAAGCCCGGCAGCTGCTGGAAGCAGGCAAGACCGTTCTGTTCATCGCCGAAAACGGCCGCCTGATCGGCCTCGCAGCCCTGACCGACACCCTCAAGGAGCACTCGGTGGAAGCCGTGGCCGCGCTGAAAAACATCGGCCTTGAAGTGGTCATGCTGACCGGTGACCAGCGACGCACGGCGGAAACCATCGGCCGCCAGGCCGGCATCGACCGGGTGGTGGCGGAGGTTCTGCCCGGCGGCAAGGCCGACGAGATCAAGCGTCTTCAGGAGCAGGGCCGCATCGTCGCCATGGTGGGCGACGGCATCAACGACGCGCCGGCTCTGGCCCAGGCGGATATCGGGATCGCCATCGGCGCCGGCACCGATATAGCCCTCGAGGCGTCCGACATCACCCTGGTGCAGGACGATCTGCGCTCTCTGGTCACCGCCATCGGGCTCAGCCGGAGGACCATGCGCACCATCAAACAGAACCTCTTCTGGGCCTTCATCTACAACATCCTGGGCATCCCCATCGCCGCCGGCGTCCTCTATCCCTTTTTCGGCCTGCAGCTCAAGCCGGTTTTCGCCGCCATGGCGATGGCCTTCAGTTCCGTCTCCGTGGTCGCCAACTCCCTGCGCCTCAAACGCTTTCGTACAGAATTATCCTCCAGGTAA
- a CDS encoding MarR family transcriptional regulator, whose translation MEVKKLARQIVEFYEKLSNWEHEVVRGSDLTPGQMHAIEIIGHEESLRMKELAEKLGVTTGTLTVTVDRLERKGLLERKPHESDRRSYRVVLTEAGREHFALHHQYHLKLTEEISSALSKAELTLFGQVLEKMMRQF comes from the coding sequence ATGGAAGTCAAAAAGCTGGCGCGACAGATTGTCGAATTCTACGAAAAACTGTCCAACTGGGAACACGAGGTGGTGCGGGGCAGCGACCTGACTCCCGGGCAGATGCATGCGATTGAAATCATCGGCCATGAAGAGTCGCTGCGGATGAAGGAACTGGCGGAAAAACTGGGTGTGACGACCGGGACCCTGACCGTCACTGTCGACAGGCTCGAACGCAAGGGGCTCCTGGAGCGAAAACCCCATGAAAGCGACCGCCGCTCCTATCGGGTGGTGCTCACAGAAGCCGGGCGGGAACATTTCGCCTTGCACCATCAGTATCACCTCAAACTTACCGAAGAAATCTCTTCCGCTCTGTCCAAGGCTGAACTAACCTTATTCGGCCAGGTTCTGGAAAAGATGATGCGACAGTTTTGA
- the dmeF gene encoding CDF family Co(II)/Ni(II) efflux transporter DmeF: MHIHKLEEWRHGHNFFEHREENEKNTQKVMGLTAFTMVIEIVAGLVFGSMALLADGWHMGTHVAAFMITLFAYRYSRKNVNNPAFSFGTGKINVLGGFASAVALAVVALIMAIESVSRFFAPVDIHYGQSMLVAAGGLVVNVVCAFLLHGNHGHHHHSHDHDHEDEPHDHHEDHNLKAAYFHVLADALTSVLAIVALLFGKMFGWWALDPTMGIVGALVITRWSWSLLKESGAILLDASVPSGLRNKIRQAIEAEADNRITDLHVWKIDPHHMAAIITLVTHHPRPTDEYRKLLAGFEKLKHVTFEVINCEDKPCITVEQAG; the protein is encoded by the coding sequence ATGCACATCCATAAACTGGAAGAGTGGCGGCACGGCCACAATTTCTTTGAACACCGCGAAGAAAATGAGAAAAACACTCAGAAAGTGATGGGCCTGACGGCCTTCACCATGGTCATCGAGATCGTGGCCGGTCTGGTGTTCGGCTCGATGGCCCTGCTCGCCGACGGCTGGCATATGGGGACCCACGTGGCGGCTTTCATGATCACCCTGTTTGCCTATCGTTACTCTCGCAAAAATGTCAATAATCCTGCCTTCTCCTTCGGAACCGGAAAGATCAATGTCCTGGGGGGGTTTGCCAGTGCCGTCGCTCTGGCCGTGGTGGCCCTGATCATGGCGATAGAATCGGTCAGCCGGTTTTTTGCTCCAGTGGACATCCATTACGGCCAATCGATGCTGGTCGCCGCAGGCGGTCTGGTGGTCAATGTCGTCTGTGCCTTCCTGCTTCACGGTAACCACGGCCATCATCACCACAGTCACGATCATGACCATGAAGACGAACCTCACGACCATCATGAAGACCACAACCTCAAGGCCGCCTACTTCCACGTCCTGGCCGATGCCCTGACTTCGGTGCTGGCCATAGTCGCCTTGCTGTTCGGCAAAATGTTCGGCTGGTGGGCGCTGGATCCGACGATGGGGATTGTGGGGGCACTGGTAATCACCCGCTGGTCCTGGAGCCTGCTCAAAGAGAGCGGCGCGATCCTGCTCGATGCCAGTGTCCCTTCCGGTCTGCGTAACAAGATCCGCCAGGCCATTGAAGCGGAGGCGGACAACCGGATCACCGACCTGCACGTCTGGAAGATCGACCCCCATCATATGGCGGCCATCATCACCCTTGTCACCCACCATCCCCGCCCCACCGACGAGTACCGGAAGCTTCTGGCGGGATTCGAAAAACTCAAGCACGTCACTTTCGAGGTCATCAACTGCGAGGACAAACCCTGCATTACTGTTGAACAGGCGGGATGA
- a CDS encoding M28 family peptidase: MEELLAEISTARIKDHIAHLEGVRHPQAAPDNLEQAALYIETCLRGYGYDVERQPFFDNGEEYRNLLATLPGSEQPEKRLLVVAHYDTVAVSPGADDNASGVAVLLELARVLHNSGPALTLQFAAVNLEENERLDPPTGSGLRGSSALAKHAADQGWLINGVIVLESVAYAGPQAVQTAPKGLPLEVPETGDFIAVIGNTLSAGLVQSFLQAADRHQPDLPKLPLIVPGNGEVVPDTRRSDHAPFWDGGYPAIMLTDTTNFRNPHYHTPGDTLDTLNLDFATAVCRATAGLILKLTGD; this comes from the coding sequence ATGGAAGAGTTGCTCGCCGAAATATCCACCGCCCGCATCAAAGATCATATCGCCCATCTCGAAGGAGTCCGCCATCCGCAGGCCGCCCCTGACAACCTTGAACAGGCCGCCCTCTATATTGAGACATGCCTGCGAGGTTACGGGTACGACGTCGAGCGACAGCCTTTTTTCGACAACGGAGAGGAATACCGCAACCTGCTCGCCACTTTGCCGGGAAGCGAACAGCCGGAAAAACGGCTGCTGGTGGTCGCTCACTACGACACGGTGGCCGTATCGCCGGGAGCCGACGACAACGCCAGCGGCGTCGCCGTGCTGCTGGAACTGGCCCGGGTCCTGCACAATTCCGGCCCGGCTCTCACCCTTCAGTTTGCAGCCGTGAACCTCGAAGAAAACGAGCGGCTCGACCCTCCCACCGGCAGTGGTTTGCGGGGCAGCAGTGCCTTGGCAAAGCATGCCGCCGACCAGGGCTGGCTTATCAACGGTGTCATCGTCCTCGAGTCGGTCGCCTATGCCGGTCCGCAGGCAGTCCAGACCGCTCCCAAAGGTTTGCCCCTCGAGGTGCCGGAGACCGGTGATTTCATTGCCGTGATTGGCAATACCCTGTCCGCCGGGCTGGTCCAGTCTTTTCTGCAGGCAGCGGACCGCCATCAACCGGATCTGCCGAAACTGCCCCTCATCGTACCCGGCAACGGCGAGGTCGTTCCCGATACCCGCCGCTCCGACCATGCACCCTTCTGGGACGGCGGCTATCCGGCCATCATGCTGACCGACACCACTAATTTCCGCAATCCCCATTACCACACCCCCGGCGACACCCTGGACACCCTCAACCTCGATTTCGCCACCGCCGTCTGCCGGGCCACGGCAGGTCTCATCCTGAAGCTGACCGGAGATTGA
- a CDS encoding FAD-dependent oxidoreductase yields the protein MKYLIIGNSAAGTAGAEAIRRQDPQGEIIMISRDTRFYSRCQLHLVAAGKRTAEQADFLPENWAGRYRVDLQLGISVTGIDALGKQVHCDDGRKISYDRLLYTTGSRSALPPVDGMQGPGVYGLRDLADAEQLGEIFREKKHIVIIGGGLVGSELAEALKLVGHPSVSLVEMAPYPLPLQLESVAGGLLRRLMEQNGVAMYCGDGVTRVERSADGQVVAVHLKSGNRLPADLIVAAAGVRPNTELLAALGADCNRGIVIDEHCRTSLPDIFAAGDVTECRDTTLDRVMGSAIWPAARKQGRVAGTNMAGGEASLQDHTGLRASVTLFGTSFVSVGAIFNPDPAWQKDVYQYTDSRGRLCGKVCFTDDRLILKAAILWGDVSQAGLYGDAVIKRRKLGDLAPQAAPDYLLAEVG from the coding sequence ATGAAATACCTGATCATCGGCAACAGCGCCGCGGGGACCGCCGGGGCGGAGGCGATCCGCCGCCAGGATCCGCAGGGCGAAATCATCATGATCAGCCGGGACACCCGCTTCTATTCCCGCTGTCAGCTGCATCTGGTCGCGGCCGGAAAACGAACCGCGGAACAGGCCGATTTCCTGCCGGAAAACTGGGCGGGCAGATACCGGGTGGACCTCCAGCTCGGAATCAGCGTGACCGGGATCGATGCCCTGGGAAAACAGGTTCACTGCGACGACGGCCGAAAGATTTCCTACGACCGGCTGCTGTACACCACCGGCTCCCGCAGCGCCCTGCCGCCGGTGGACGGGATGCAGGGCCCGGGCGTCTACGGCCTGCGCGATTTGGCCGATGCCGAGCAGTTGGGCGAAATCTTCCGGGAGAAAAAGCATATCGTCATCATCGGCGGGGGACTGGTGGGCAGCGAACTGGCCGAGGCCCTGAAACTGGTCGGCCATCCATCGGTCAGCCTGGTGGAGATGGCCCCCTACCCTCTGCCTCTGCAGCTGGAAAGCGTCGCCGGCGGGCTGCTGCGCCGCCTGATGGAACAGAACGGGGTGGCGATGTACTGCGGCGACGGCGTGACCCGGGTGGAACGCTCCGCCGACGGCCAGGTGGTGGCGGTTCATCTGAAATCGGGCAACCGCCTGCCGGCCGACCTGATCGTCGCCGCCGCCGGGGTCCGTCCCAATACCGAATTGCTGGCCGCTCTGGGCGCCGACTGCAACCGCGGCATCGTCATCGACGAACACTGCCGCACCAGCCTCCCCGATATCTTCGCCGCCGGCGATGTCACCGAATGCCGGGATACCACCCTTGACCGGGTCATGGGGAGCGCCATCTGGCCGGCGGCGCGCAAGCAGGGCCGGGTGGCAGGAACCAATATGGCGGGCGGGGAAGCCTCACTGCAGGACCATACCGGTCTGCGAGCCTCGGTCACCCTGTTCGGCACCAGCTTCGTATCGGTCGGGGCCATATTCAATCCCGATCCAGCCTGGCAAAAGGATGTCTACCAGTATACCGACAGCCGCGGGCGGCTCTGCGGCAAGGTCTGCTTTACCGACGACCGGCTAATTTTGAAAGCCGCCATCCTCTGGGGCGATGTCAGTCAGGCCGGCCTGTACGGCGATGCGGTCATCAAGCGCCGGAAGCTGGGGGATCTGGCTCCTCAGGCGGCTCCCGATTACCTGCTGGCGGAGGTTGGTTGA
- a CDS encoding 4Fe-4S dicluster domain-containing protein yields the protein MRKKTIDLSKCSGCRNCEIACIVAHSPDENLQQAYRDGGAAAVRSRTRVAQTDDGRFFPQHCRHCEDPQCVQACMSGALSKGEDGYVVCDADICVGCYMCVMSCPNGVARPAAGGQRVMLKCDACASREEMACVAACRTHCLSVSEDDLPGDIVEYISQPDNGKEGRL from the coding sequence ATGAGAAAAAAAACCATCGATCTGTCGAAGTGCAGCGGCTGCAGAAACTGTGAAATTGCCTGCATTGTCGCTCACAGTCCTGATGAAAACCTGCAGCAAGCCTACCGGGATGGAGGGGCCGCCGCCGTGCGCTCCCGCACCCGTGTGGCCCAGACAGACGACGGGCGGTTCTTTCCCCAGCACTGCCGCCACTGCGAGGATCCCCAGTGCGTGCAGGCCTGCATGAGCGGCGCCCTGAGCAAGGGGGAGGACGGCTACGTGGTCTGCGATGCCGATATCTGCGTCGGTTGCTACATGTGCGTGATGAGCTGTCCCAACGGCGTCGCCCGCCCCGCCGCCGGCGGTCAACGGGTCATGCTCAAATGCGACGCCTGCGCTTCGCGAGAGGAGATGGCCTGTGTGGCGGCCTGCCGAACCCACTGTCTGTCGGTTTCCGAAGACGACCTGCCGGGGGATATTGTCGAATACATCAGCCAGCCTGACAACGGGAAGGAGGGACGGTTATGA
- the cooS gene encoding anaerobic carbon-monoxide dehydrogenase catalytic subunit, which yields MARSISADTRLTDYLNSRTDINTAFDRFAEQKVKCGFGKLGVCCRLCSNGPCRITPDSPKGVCGATADAIVARNFLRTVAAGSACYLHVCEATARRLKAIGEGISPLPIRSRKSLDELAELFGVEADTTEEKARLVADKVLADLYKPRDEKMELVRFLAPQERLDTWQELGILPGGAKAEVFDALVKTSTNLNTDPVDQMLHVLNLGISTGLYGLAMTNLMNDVIMGEPEIRTAACGFSVADPDYVNIAVQGHSHSVFAGLIAFLETEAGQAIGREVGAKGVRVVGLTCVGQDMQLRAAASGTSVFAGQAGNNFTQEALFATGAIDMAISEFNCTFSGTEAIAEKQDIKLVCLDDVSKQTTAELLKDERGKELELAEKLVRMAADQHRRRRFTVNAGIVIDIPDHGFSDVITGISEKSLVKFLGGSVQPIIDLITSGRIKGVAGILGCSNLAEGGHDITTVSLARELIKRDILVLSAGCTTGGLSNVGLCSPSAASQAGPGLRAVCESLGISPVLNFGPCLSIARVEMVAKALAETMNISMPELPVVISAPQWLEEQALADGAFGLAMGLTLHLAQCPPVAGSPIVTKLLTEDLPNITGGRLFIEPDPVKTAEMMVEIITGKLQALGVAA from the coding sequence ATGGCTCGTTCAATTTCCGCCGACACCCGTCTGACCGATTACCTCAACAGCCGAACCGACATCAACACCGCCTTCGACCGCTTTGCCGAACAGAAAGTGAAATGCGGCTTCGGCAAACTCGGCGTCTGTTGCCGGCTCTGTTCCAACGGTCCCTGCCGCATCACACCCGATTCGCCCAAAGGGGTCTGCGGGGCAACCGCCGATGCCATCGTCGCGCGCAATTTCCTGCGCACCGTGGCGGCCGGCTCAGCCTGTTACCTGCATGTGTGTGAAGCCACGGCACGTCGCCTCAAGGCGATCGGCGAAGGCATCTCACCCCTGCCGATCCGTTCCAGGAAGTCACTGGACGAACTGGCCGAGTTATTCGGCGTCGAGGCGGACACCACGGAAGAAAAGGCCAGGCTGGTGGCCGACAAGGTGCTTGCCGACCTGTACAAACCTCGTGACGAAAAGATGGAACTGGTCCGGTTCCTGGCCCCCCAGGAGCGCCTGGACACCTGGCAGGAGTTGGGCATTCTCCCCGGCGGCGCCAAGGCCGAAGTCTTCGACGCCCTCGTGAAGACCAGCACCAATCTCAATACCGATCCCGTCGATCAGATGCTGCACGTGCTCAATCTCGGCATCAGCACCGGACTCTACGGCCTGGCCATGACCAACCTGATGAACGACGTGATCATGGGCGAACCGGAAATCCGGACGGCCGCCTGCGGTTTCTCCGTCGCCGATCCGGACTATGTCAATATCGCCGTTCAGGGACACAGCCATTCGGTCTTTGCCGGTTTGATCGCCTTTCTGGAGACGGAAGCCGGCCAGGCCATCGGCAGAGAAGTCGGTGCCAAAGGAGTCCGGGTGGTCGGCCTGACCTGCGTAGGTCAGGATATGCAGCTGCGTGCCGCTGCCAGCGGAACATCCGTTTTTGCCGGTCAGGCCGGCAACAACTTCACACAGGAAGCTCTGTTTGCCACCGGCGCCATCGACATGGCCATCAGTGAATTCAACTGTACTTTTTCGGGTACTGAAGCGATTGCGGAAAAGCAGGACATCAAACTGGTCTGCCTGGATGATGTGTCGAAACAGACCACTGCCGAACTGCTCAAGGATGAAAGGGGCAAGGAACTGGAACTGGCGGAAAAACTGGTCCGAATGGCCGCGGACCAGCACAGGCGGCGTCGCTTCACGGTCAACGCCGGTATCGTGATCGACATTCCGGACCACGGGTTCAGCGACGTTATCACCGGTATCAGTGAAAAATCGCTGGTGAAGTTTCTCGGCGGTTCGGTCCAGCCCATCATCGACCTGATCACCAGCGGCCGAATCAAGGGGGTAGCAGGCATTCTGGGCTGCTCCAACCTGGCCGAGGGAGGCCACGACATAACCACTGTCTCCCTGGCCCGTGAGCTCATCAAACGGGACATTCTGGTTCTCTCGGCCGGTTGCACTACCGGAGGACTGTCCAATGTCGGCCTCTGCTCGCCAAGCGCCGCCTCCCAGGCCGGTCCCGGCCTCAGGGCGGTATGCGAATCCCTCGGCATTTCCCCGGTGCTCAACTTCGGTCCCTGTCTCAGCATTGCCCGCGTCGAAATGGTGGCCAAGGCACTGGCCGAAACCATGAACATCTCCATGCCGGAACTGCCGGTGGTCATCAGCGCCCCCCAGTGGCTGGAGGAACAGGCATTGGCGGATGGCGCCTTCGGCCTGGCCATGGGTTTGACCCTGCACCTTGCCCAGTGCCCTCCGGTGGCCGGTTCGCCCATCGTCACCAAACTGCTGACGGAAGACCTGCCGAACATTACCGGCGGCCGGCTGTTCATTGAGCCCGACCCGGTCAAGACCGCTGAAATGATGGTGGAAATCATCACCGGAAAACTCCAGGCTCTGGGGGTGGCGGCATGA
- a CDS encoding calcium/sodium antiporter — protein sequence MDWQIIMFLFLGFAILIGGAEFLVGGASRLALDLGLSPLVVGLTIVAFGTSSPELAVSLFSSHGGQSGLALGNVVGSNICNILLILGVSALIAPLVVSRQIIQLEVPIMLGASLVMFLFCLNGSIAPWEGLLLFAGAIVYTIWTIRRCRREHLKALEADPGIAPEHKSRKSFQLLKILAGLIMLGLGSRWLVSSAVDIARFFQVSDLVIGLTIVAVGTSLPELATSALAALRGQRDIAVGNVVGSNLFNILIVLGLTAGVTPGGLPVPPSALLLDLPVMLAVSAACLPIFFTGHRIARWEGGLFFCYFLLYNLFIILNALEDQHLGLLVQATTVFIIPLTLVTLVISLWRHLHRSRISS from the coding sequence ATGGACTGGCAGATCATCATGTTTCTGTTCCTCGGCTTCGCCATTCTTATCGGCGGCGCCGAGTTCCTGGTCGGGGGGGCCTCGCGTCTGGCTCTGGATCTGGGCCTGTCTCCCCTGGTGGTCGGATTGACCATCGTTGCCTTCGGGACCAGTTCTCCGGAGCTGGCGGTCAGCCTCTTTTCTTCCCACGGTGGACAGTCCGGCCTGGCATTGGGCAACGTCGTGGGAAGCAACATCTGCAATATACTGCTGATCCTGGGGGTCTCCGCCCTGATCGCCCCCCTGGTGGTGTCCCGCCAGATCATTCAACTGGAGGTGCCGATCATGCTCGGCGCTTCCCTGGTGATGTTCCTGTTCTGTCTCAACGGCAGTATCGCCCCATGGGAAGGGCTGCTGCTGTTTGCCGGGGCGATCGTCTATACGATCTGGACGATCCGTCGCTGTCGGCGGGAACACCTGAAGGCCCTGGAAGCGGATCCGGGCATTGCACCCGAACACAAAAGCAGGAAATCTTTCCAACTGCTGAAGATCCTCGCCGGCCTGATCATGCTCGGCCTCGGCTCCCGTTGGCTTGTTTCCAGTGCCGTGGATATCGCCCGGTTTTTTCAGGTCAGCGACCTGGTCATCGGCCTGACCATTGTGGCCGTCGGCACCTCTCTGCCCGAACTGGCCACCTCGGCCCTCGCCGCCCTGCGCGGGCAACGGGATATCGCGGTAGGCAATGTGGTCGGCAGCAACCTCTTCAATATCCTGATCGTTCTGGGCCTGACCGCCGGAGTCACACCCGGGGGTCTTCCTGTCCCCCCCAGCGCTCTGCTGCTCGACCTGCCGGTCATGCTGGCGGTGAGCGCCGCCTGCCTCCCGATCTTTTTCACCGGCCACCGCATCGCCCGCTGGGAGGGCGGCCTGTTTTTCTGCTATTTTCTGCTCTACAACCTGTTCATCATCCTCAATGCACTCGAAGACCAGCACCTCGGCCTCCTGGTCCAGGCCACCACCGTTTTCATCATCCCCCTGACCCTGGTGACCCTGGTGATCTCCCTCTGGCGCCACCTGCACCGTTCCCGCATCTCTTCCTGA
- a CDS encoding DMT family transporter, whose amino-acid sequence MSRNPLTATIPLAVAACLLWSTAFVGIKVGLHYSGPLAFAGQRFMLSGLLLAPFWWRRRPTLAAVTGQAGLILTVALFQTFLLYGFFYWGMTLVPGALAAMVIGASPLVAAVLAHYCMPGDRLTVIKMISLGLGLAGVTVLSVSRQPWIDPSGWGQLAGIGVLLLANVAGGLGNILVARHRAELDPVFLNSAQIFLGGFWLWLLSLPLEERHLPVMTWPYLAALGWLAFLSAAAFSIWFVLLRRPGVRVSDLNLWKFLIPVCGALFSWLLLPEESPAFWPVIGMICIGAAIVLFNLKEIRRLEARFLHRHK is encoded by the coding sequence ATGTCCAGAAATCCTCTCACGGCCACCATCCCCCTTGCCGTTGCGGCCTGTCTTCTCTGGTCCACGGCCTTTGTCGGCATCAAGGTCGGCCTGCACTATTCCGGTCCCCTGGCCTTTGCCGGGCAGCGATTCATGCTTTCCGGACTGCTGCTGGCGCCTTTCTGGTGGCGCAGGCGACCGACCCTGGCGGCAGTCACCGGGCAGGCCGGACTCATTCTGACCGTCGCCTTGTTTCAGACCTTTTTGCTTTACGGCTTTTTCTATTGGGGAATGACCCTGGTGCCCGGGGCTCTGGCGGCCATGGTTATCGGCGCCTCACCGCTGGTGGCGGCGGTGCTGGCCCATTACTGCATGCCCGGAGACCGGCTGACGGTCATCAAGATGATCAGCCTGGGCCTGGGACTGGCGGGAGTAACCGTCCTCAGTGTCAGCCGGCAGCCCTGGATCGATCCATCCGGCTGGGGGCAACTCGCCGGAATCGGTGTCCTGCTGCTGGCGAACGTCGCCGGTGGATTGGGGAATATTCTGGTGGCCCGGCATCGCGCGGAACTCGATCCTGTTTTTCTCAACTCGGCGCAGATTTTCCTTGGCGGATTCTGGCTCTGGCTGCTCTCTCTGCCCCTGGAGGAGCGGCATCTGCCGGTCATGACCTGGCCCTATCTCGCCGCCCTGGGATGGCTGGCGTTTTTGTCCGCGGCCGCCTTTTCCATCTGGTTCGTCCTGCTGAGGCGGCCGGGGGTTCGGGTTTCGGATCTCAACCTGTGGAAGTTCCTCATCCCGGTTTGCGGAGCCCTCTTCAGTTGGCTGCTGTTGCCGGAGGAATCCCCTGCCTTCTGGCCGGTCATCGGCATGATCTGCATCGGCGCGGCCATCGTGCTGTTTAACCTGAAGGAAATTCGTCGCCTGGAGGCTAGATTTCTTCATCGACATAAGTGA